In Phlebotomus papatasi isolate M1 chromosome 1, Ppap_2.1, whole genome shotgun sequence, the following proteins share a genomic window:
- the LOC129810276 gene encoding probable glutamate--tRNA ligase, mitochondrial: MTILKSLLRRSFLQPPFALHLRYCHTVDEVRVRFAPSPTGFLHLGGLRTALYNYLFAKAGKGKFIVRIEDTDQTRIVEGATERLLKDLEWAGLNPDESPLTDSPHGPYVQSERLDIYHREVKKLLDNGSAYYCFCSERRLELLRKEALRVRQVPKYDNRCRHLTPGQIAEKLAAKDTFCIRFKLKEFHEAFRDLVYGDLSYNVALNEGDPVIVKSDGFPTYHFANVVDDHLMEITHVLRGVEWQVSTTKHLLLYRAFGWTPPTFAHLPLIMNADGSKLSKRQGDIQMDYYRKKGILPTALVNYIIQAGGGFTIDPSERLNIYPLEELVQKFDISRVNSHSSRLNPDHLGELNRLEIQRTIADPGKCDELVRNLRQMIQQTYPNHNLDLSDEHIKTVIQWASNRMTSLVELVEGKLAFLWIIPKLQKAELTPEILDELVTKLESENFTKDNLQSLLKDFSTKNNLTFSNFMRSLRTMLSGLKDGPSVAEMMEILGKKSTIQRILVLRKKS; the protein is encoded by the exons ATGACGATCCTGAAGAGTTTATTGCGAAGATCCTTCCTCCAGCCACCTTTTGCTCTCCATCTCAGATACTGTCACACGGTAGATGAGGTTCGGGTGAGATTTGCTCCAAGTCCGACAG GATTCCTTCACTTGGGTGGTCTTCGAACAGCCCTGTATAATTATCTCTTCGCCAAGGCGGGTAAGGGGAAGTTTATCGTGAGGATTGAAGATACTGATCAAACTCGCATTGTCGAGGGTGCAACTGAGAGACTGCTGAAGGATCTGGAATGGGCGGGGTTAAATCCAGACGAGAGCCCTTTAACTGACTCTCCGCATGGGCCATATGTCCAGAGTGAAAGACTCGATATTTATCATCGGGAAGTGAAGAAGCTGCTGGACAATGGTAGTGCGTACTACTGTTTCTGCTCTGAAAGGCGCCTGGAGTTGCTCCGGAAGGAGGCTCTGCGGGTGCGTCAGGTGCCCAAGTATGACAATCGATGTCGTCATCTCACTCCAGGTCAGATTGCAGAGAAACTAGCGGCGAAGGATACTTTCTGTATCCGGTTCAAACTGAAAGAGTTCCATGAGGCTTTCCGGGACCTCGTTTATGGAGATTTATCGTACAATGTGGCACTGAATGAGGGTGATCCTGTGATTGTCAAGTCCGATGGCTTTCCCACGTACCATTTTGCCAATGTCGTGGATGATCATCTTATGGAAATTACTCATGTCCTGCGAGGAGTTGAGTGGCAGGTTTCGACAACTAAGCATCTTCTGCTTTACAGAGCTTTTGGCTGGACACCGCCAACCTTTGCTCATCTTCCTCTCATCATGAATGCCGACGGATCGAAGCTGAGCAAGCGTCAGGGAGACATTCAGATGGACTACTACCGGAAGAAAGGAATTCTGCCTACAGCTCTTGTGAATTATATCATCCAGGCTGGAGGAGGATTCACGATTGATCCCTCGGAACGACTCAATATCTACCCACTTGAGGAACTTGTGCAGAAATTTGATATTTCTCGTGTGAATTCTCACTCCTCCCGATTGAATCCTGATCACTTGGGAGAGCTCAATCGTTTGGAAATCCAAAGAACCATCGCTGATCCTGGAAAATGTGATGAACTAGTGAGAAACCTTCGACAAATGATACAGCAGACCTATCCCAATCACAATCTTGATCTCAGTGATGAACACATCAAAACAGTGATCCAATGGGCATCTAATCGAATGACGAGCCTTGTGGAACTCGTGGAGGGAAAACTAGCCTTCCTCTGGATCATCCCTAAATTGCAGAAAGCCGAATTAACCCCAGAAATTCTAGATGAATTAGTAACTAAGCTGGAAAGTGAGAATTTCACCAAGGATAACCTCCAAAGTCTACTGAAGGACTTCTCCACGAAGAACAACCTGACATTCAGCAACTTCATGCGATCCCTGAGAACCATGTTAAGTGGCTTGAAGGATGGTCCTAGTGTAGCTGAAATGATGGAGATTCTGGGCAAAAAGAGCACGATCCAGCGCATTTTGGTGTTACGAAAGAAATCctaa